The DNA window CGTCATGAGCATTTTTAGCTTTGTAAACTTGCTAAAACATCCCCAAGAAAAGCCAATGTGGTCAATCTGTCAAACATTTGTTATATTTTGTAATATTACTAGACGTGCTTAAGTATGAGGAAATGGGACGGATAGGAAATAGCTCAAACATCTTTAGAGACCAGTGTCTCCATGCTATTACCCATGACCCACGACCCATAACCAACCTACGTCGCACTATTCTCAGTCCTACTGAACCCAAATGGAGGAGTCTTCGATGAACGAACCCATGCAACTCACCCTAGAACAAGAATTTAATCTTCGATCTTTCCAAACCCAAGTCGAAAAAATGAGTCGCGAGCAAGCGCAAGAATTCCTCGTCAAGCTGTATGAACAAATGATGTTACGAGAAACTATGTATCAGCAATTTATCAAACACGAGTGGGGTTTAGATTAAATTAAGGACACCTTATCGTATCTATTGAGAACTAGAAGCTCAAGATTTGTTTGCTTGTGGGTCTAACTTCCACTTGAGAGTGTTAGGGTAAGGGAAGATTCACACCTCGGTATTACACTTACCCCTTATGTTCAAGCGTGCTTTAATCTCCACCGATTTATCCGATGGATTATACCGTCTAGTCAATTCAGTTCCCGCTCTAGCTCAAAGTGGTTTAGAGCAAATTGTATTTAACCATTGTGTAGCCTTAGAAGGAATAATTCCCAAAGCAGATAATGAAAAGATTGAATGGGCAAAATCTCGCTTATCTGTCCTGCGCCCGAATATCCCCGATAGCTTAGAAGTCAAGGGTGAAGTCGTTCCTTCAGTGAAACCCCATGAAACCATTCTAGATGTAGCCAAAAAACATCATTCCGATGTGATTATCATGGGAGCGAATATCCATACCTTCATGGATGAACAAGTTTTTGGCAGTACCAGTCGGAGTTTAGCCGAACATACGGAGATTCCGATCATGGTTTTACGACCCCAACTGATTTCCACCTATACGTCTGAAGAATTAAACCTGCGGTGTCGT is part of the Roseofilum reptotaenium CS-1145 genome and encodes:
- a CDS encoding NblA/ycf18 family protein; the encoded protein is MNEPMQLTLEQEFNLRSFQTQVEKMSREQAQEFLVKLYEQMMLRETMYQQFIKHEWGLD
- a CDS encoding universal stress protein — protein: MFKRALISTDLSDGLYRLVNSVPALAQSGLEQIVFNHCVALEGIIPKADNEKIEWAKSRLSVLRPNIPDSLEVKGEVVPSVKPHETILDVAKKHHSDVIIMGANIHTFMDEQVFGSTSRSLAEHTEIPIMVLRPQLISTYTSEELNLRCRYLFRYLMLTYDGSPSAQYLLKRVKDYAQNRPANSLEKVLLVWVVEEGSRREYKDVNYELEKANTELQKVKEDLSNLDLEVEIEVRQGEIIPQIFESALMHDISAIAVSSSRKNKILEWSSPSISNKILRRSWHPILYFSPSH